The following proteins are encoded in a genomic region of Corylus avellana chromosome ca4, CavTom2PMs-1.0:
- the LOC132178486 gene encoding uncharacterized protein LOC132178486, producing MSGLGFQLFRFSIRRSRTGASTAGWNTVLRYICCDPSMGRRSEELGLSPFRLLGPPEVPPSTFTANSYPDYTQDPVRDRIKNWRDWDRKPSKQFQLFCERFIYKQSLYTLCRKESSTPFLQHHLELSWSHCPQTTLKLICLLRRTGLFSKRSREDFYTAAIWLHRYHSETLAYNVGAFSKFGCLKDLLEILYRILNGLQVRHIQIMRRDKVMKERQKAKMIVQRQLLHRIRLKKMNYEEIQMRTRKLQKRLVAEIMKPKVVQERSVTHSRNEKRIMMAKKAIERYNHDPKYRYLHIQIANLFAKLLKADLEYLISGQMTKISMASKWCPSLDSSYDRSTLFCESVARKLFPYDSCPEYRELDEVHYAYRIRNRLQKEVLVPLRRALGLPEIYMSARQWNLLQYDRIASNAMKTYKRLFYKHDRDGILQHLQKVPKTSTKGLYPHEILRLLGCDSGHEVADLQWKRMIDTYFSKGKFVNCISVVDTALFRRGIDCTERFCLAFPLMTSELCASPWRGKVLTYSNNPAFVNIDGDDLGSRISFLSSLPMGKCPKLVQLLDKILETAIDLKLSKENMIERIFVFDHWGNCFSGWVEIYERMREKYERNGYVMPKFVHWNHHDRATRTHEDYFSVKGDLTEIIATESSFINFLESNGTLSPMVVMESKICSEDYLKLVVRD from the coding sequence ATGAGTGGCCTTGGATTTCAACTCTTTCGCTTCTCCATTAGAAGGAGTCGGACTGGAGCTTCTACAGCCGGTTGGAATACTGTTTTAAGATATATTTGTTGTGACCCATCAATGGGGCGGCGCTCGGAAGAATTAGGCCTTTCTCCATTTCGGCTACTTGGTCCTCCAGAAGTCCCTCCTTCCACATTTACTGCGAATTCATATCCAGATTATACTCAAGACCCTGTCCGTGATAGAATCAAGAACTGGAGGGATTGGGACCGCAAACCGAGCAAgcagtttcaattgttttgtgAAAGGTTTATATATAAGCAAAGCCTTTACACTCTCTGCAGGAAAGAAAGTTCAACACCTTTTCTGCAACACCACTTGGAGTTGTCCTGGAGTCACTGTCCCCAAACCACTCTCAAACTCATTTGCCTCTTGAGGAGGACCGGTCTTTTTAGTAAACGAAGCAGAGAGGATTTCTACACAGCAGCTATATGGCTCCACCGATACCACTCTGAAACATTAGCATACAACGTGGGGGCATTTTCCAAATTTGGGTGTTTAAAAGACTTGCTGGAAATTCTCTACCGGATTCTCAATGGGCTACAAGTTCGGCACATCCAAATTATGAGGAGGGATAAGGTTATGAAGGAGCGACAGAAAGCAAAGATGATAGTGCAAAGACAGCTACTCCATAGAATTAGGCTGAAGAAAATGAATTATGAGGAAATACAGATGAGGACGAGAAAGCTACAAAAGAGATTGGTGGCAGAGATAATGAAGCCTAAAGTAGTGCAGGAAAGGAGCGTCACACATTcgagaaatgagaaaagaattaTGATGGCAAAGAAGGCCATTGAGAGGTACAACCATGATCCAAAATACCGTTACTTACACATCCAGATTGCCAATCTTTTTGCAAAGCTACTTAAGGCTGACCTCGAGTACTTGATTTCTGGGCAGATGACAAAAATCAGCATGGCTTCAAAATGGTGCCCTTCTCTTGACTCATCTTATGATCGATCAACTTTATTTTGTGAGAGTGTTGCGAGGAAGCTTTTTCCATATGATTCTTGTCCTGAATACAGAGAGCTTGATGAGGTCCATTATGCTTACAGGATCCGAAATCGATTACAGAAAGAAGTCTTGGTCCCTCTGCGCAGAGCCCTAGGCTTGCCAGAAATTTACATGAGTGCCCGTCAGTGGAACCTGCTTCAGTATGATCGGATTGCATCTAATGCCATGAAAACTTACAAGAGATTGTTCTATAAACACGATCGCGATGGGATTTTGCAGCACCTGCAAAAAGTGCCAAAAACAAGTACCAAAGGGTTGTACCCTCATGAGATACTAAGGCTCTTAGGTTGTGATAGTGGTCATGAAGTTGCTGACCtgcaatggaaaagaatgattgATACCTACTTTAGCAAAGGAAAGTTTGTAAACTGCATTTCAGTAGTTGATACTGCCCTATTTCGCAGGGGAATTGATTGTACGGAAAGATTTTGCCTAGCATTTCCACTGATGACATCTGAACTCTGTGCAAGCCCATGGAGGGGAAAGGTCTTGACATACAGTAACAATCCTGCGTTTGTGAACATTGACGGAGATGATCTTGGATCAAGGATAAGTTTTTTGAGTTCTCTACCAATGGGTAAATGCCCGAAGCTCGTACAGTtgttggataaaattttggaaactGCAATAGATTTGAAATTGAGTAAGGAGAATATGATTGAAAGGATTTTCGTTTTTGATCATTGGGGTAATTGTTTTAGCGGTTGGGTAGAGATTTATGAGAGAATGCGTGAAAAGTACGAAAGGAATGGGTATGTGATGCCAAAGTTTGTTCATTGGAATCACCACGATCGAGCCACACGGACGCATGAAGACTATTTCTCGGTTAAGGGTGACTTAACAGAAATAATAGCAACAGAGTCAAGTTTTATAAATTTCTTGGAGAGCAACGGGACCTTGAGTCCAATGGTTGTGATGGAATCGAAGATATGCAGTGAAGATTACTTGAAACTTGTGGTGCGTGAttaa
- the LOC132179214 gene encoding uncharacterized protein LOC132179214, with amino-acid sequence MENFKEGKVGLLHQILPPRLEDAGLEDCALPPDSIKEAFLKAATAVKSRGASIFTASDDEETEGECVQDPWPTAKGASDALVGASTEHDDPWPFATEKGSGVPGVGGDDVVVGGEANAKERGDEVVVVGVDVREGGRTCVQGLQGLEIGEEAKNGGGDDDEKEGKKEEAYFNRGFYLR; translated from the coding sequence ATGGAAAACTTCAAGGAAGGAAAAGTCGGGCTGCTTCACCAGATCCTCCCTCCGCGCCTCGAAGACGCCGGCCTCGAGGACTGCGCCCTTCCGCCGGACTCCATCAAGGAAGCATTCCTGAAGGCCGCCACGGCCGTGAAGTCACGCGGCGCCTCCATCTTCACCGCCTCGGATGACGAAGAAACCGAAGGCGAGTGCGTCCAGGACCCGTGGCCCACCGCCAAGGGTGCCTCAGACGCGTTGGTCGGAGCGTCGACGGAGCACGACGATCCTTGGCCCTTTGCCACGGAGAAGGGAAGCGGAGTTCCGGGGGTAGGTGGCGATGACGTGGTGGTCGGTGGCGAGGCTAACGCGAAGGAGAGAGGGGatgaggtggtggtggtgggagtGGATGTGAGAGAGGGTGGGAGAACTTGTGTGCAAGGATTACAGGGTTTGGAGATTGGAGAGGAGGCCAAGAATGGTGGTGGCGACGATGATGAGAAAGaaggtaaaaaagaagaagcctaCTTTAACCGAGGGTTTTATTTGAGATAA
- the LOC132179072 gene encoding 65-kDa microtubule-associated protein 8, giving the protein MEYQVGSFQTPVRMRSSALLETSCGYLLQELQMIWNEVGEDQFEREKVMLDLEQECLEVYRKKVDSANVSRARLHQELAEAEAEFTHLLLSLGERSLPGRPEKMTGTLKEQLDSITPALREMRLRKDDRMKKFRSVQGQIQKISAEIAGQPEYNDSSMAIVNENDLSLKKLEEYQVDLQRLHNEKNERLQRVEKYIDKVHNLSAILGMDSSMIITKVHPSLNELSGMSKNISDSILAKLNSTVESLEEEKQKRLEKICQLGKALTNLWNLMDTPSSDRQLFSHVTDLLSVSSEEVSDPGTLTPIIIQQAEAEVKRLDQLKASKMKELFLKKQNELEEICNKSHMEIPSQSEMDNIINLLNSGEIDHADLLMSMDEQITRAKEEASSRKAIMEKVERWMMARDEERWLEEYNRDENRYSVSRGAHKNLRRAERARITANKIPALVDLLLAKSKSWEEERKKVFLYDEVPLLAMLEEYNMSRLEKEEEKLRQREKKKVQSQVIVEQENLFTTRPGTSNRRPSNRSLNGGLSNAMPLNRRLSLGIQHLGSNSINSATQGISFIKEGGKAQGEKMFARLSLGSHLRDETASVVSTFSGPVSP; this is encoded by the exons ATGGAGTATCAGGTAGGTTCATTCCAGACGCCAGTTAGAATGAGAAGCTCTGCATTGCTAGAAACTTCGTGTGGATATTTACTTCAGGAATTGCAG ATGATATGGAATGAAGTTGGAGAAGATCAATTCGAACGAGAGAAGGTTATGCTAGATTTAGAACAGGAGTGTCTAGAAGTTTACAGGAAAAAAGTCGATAGCGCAAATGTATCAAGAGCTCGCCTGCACCAGGAGTTGGCAGAAGCCGAGGCTGAATTTACCCATCTTCTTCTGTCCCTTGGTGAACGATCTCTCCCTGGACGG CCAGAAAAAATGACTGGAACACTGAAAGAGCAGCTAGACTCAATCACCCCAGCTTTGCGGGAGATGCGGTTGAGGAAAGACGATAGGATGAAAAAATTCCGATCTGTCCAAGGACAGATTCAGAAAATTTCTGCAGAAATAGCAGGTCAACCAGAGTACAATGATTCATCAATGGCCATAGTGAACGAGAATGATCTTTCATTAAAGAAACTCGAAGAGTATCAGGTTGACCTACAAAGACTCCATAATGAGAAG AATGAAAGGCTCCAAAGAGTGGAAAAATACATAGACAAAGTCCACAACTTGTCTGCAATACTGGGGATGGATTCCTCGATGATCATCACCAAGGTTCACCCCAGCCTAAACGAATTGTCTGGAATGTCAAAAAATATAAGTGACAGTATTTTGGCTAAACTCAATAGCACAGTGGAGTCTCTGGaggaagaaaagcaaaagcGGCTTGAGAAG ATATGCCAGCTTGGTAAAGCATTGACAAACTTGTGGAATCTTATGGACACACCCTCCAGTGATCGTCAATTGTTTTCTCATGTTACTGATTTATTATCAGTCTCATCTGAAGAAGTATCGGATCCAGGGACCCTTACTCCAATCATAATCCAGCAG GCTGAAGCTGAAGTCAAGAGACTGGATCAGCTGAAAGCAAGCAAGATGAAAGAGCTATTCCTCAAGAAACAGAACGAGCTGGAGGAGATATGCAATAAATCACACATGGAGATTCCTTCGCAATCAGAGATGGACAATATAATAAACCTCTTAAACTCTG GGGAGATTGACCATGCCGATCTCCTCATGAGCATGGATGAACAGATAACAAGGGCAAAAGAAGAAGCTTCTAGCAGAAAGGCTATAATGGAGAAGGTGGAAAGATGGATGATGGCACGTGATGAGGAGCGCTGGTTGGAAGAATATAACAGG GATGAGAATCGATACTCAGTCAGCAGAGGTGCTCACAAGAACCTGAGACGTGCAGAACGTGCCAGAATAACAGCCAACAAAATCCCAG CTTTGGTAGATTTGCTATTAGCAAAGTCTAAGAGctgggaagaagaaagaaagaaagttttctTGTATGATGAG GTACCCCTCCTGGCTATGTTGGAAGAGTATAACATGTCAAGGCTGgaaaaggaggaggagaagCTAAGACAAAGG gaaaagaagaaggtaCAGAGCCAAGTAATAGTTGAGCAAGAAAATTTGTTTACAACCAGGCCGGGTACCAGCAACAGGCGTCCTTCAAACAGGAGCTTGAATGGAGGACTTAGCAATGCTATGCCTTTAAACAGAAGGCTTTCTCTGGGTATTCAACACTTGGGATCAAATAGCATTAATTCGGCAACACAAGGCATATCCTTCATAAAGGAAGGAGGGAAGGCACAAGGTGAAAAGATGTTTGCTCGACTGAGCCTAGGTTCTCATCTCAGAGATGAAACAGCTTCAGTGGTGTCAACATTTTCAGGCCCAGTATCTCCTTGA
- the LOC132179715 gene encoding DNA polymerase epsilon subunit C — MAEEENTETIRPEFPTGRVKRIMKLDRDINKVNSEALFLVSCSAELFLRFLAEKSSEVVIQKNRKTVKLEHMRIAVQRHRPTSDFLLDSLPLPSQPSDRPATDHNRSRPVAEKPVPAGTRRIDDFFNKPTDKIPVQIDNDEA; from the coding sequence ATGGCGGAGGAAGAAAACACAGAGACGATCCGACCTGAATTCCCGACCGGCCGGGTCAAGAGGATAATGAAGCTTGACAGGGACATCAACAAAGTGAACTCGGAAGCCCTATTCCTCGTATCGTGCTCCGCCGAGCTCTTCCTCCGATTTCTCGCGGAGAAATCCTCAGAGGTCGTGATCCAGAAGAACCGGAAGACCGTGAAGCTCGAACACATGAGAATTGCCGTACAGAGGCACCGACCGACGAGCGATTTTCTCCTCGACTCGCTTCCTCTGCCTTCTCAGCCCTCGGATCGCCCGGCAACCGATCACAACCGTTCTCGCCCCGTTGCGGAGAAACCAGTCCCAGCTGGCACTCGGCGTATCGACGATTTCTTCAACAAGCCAACGGATAAAATTCCGGTTCAGATTGACAATGACGAGGCGTAG
- the LOC132177518 gene encoding protein DETOXIFICATION 29-like, which translates to MEDHGEQPLLSSRGNQSEDQDQLQYAPVAANTSSAATFVPGAADIPPIKGAGDFSKYFLIESKKLWYLAGPAIFTSICRYSLGAITQVFAGHVGTLALAAVSVENSVIAGFSFGLMLGMGSALETLCGQAYGAGQLDMLGIYMQRSWVILLTTALIISPLYIFAEPILKLIGQTEAISEAAGVFAIWMIPQLFAYAMNFPIAKFLQSQSRIMVMAAIAAVVLVLHTFFSWLLMLKLGWGLVGAAVVLNTSWWFIVLAQLVYIFRGSCGRAWSGFSWKAFQNIWGFVRLSLASAVMLCLEVWYFMVLILFAGYLKNAEVSVDALSICMNLLGWTIMVALGMNAAISVRVSNELGAAHPRTAKFSLGVAIASSFLIGLVISLILIIARNKYPSLFSSDTDVEALVKELTPILVLCIIINNVQPVLSGVAIGAGWQAIVAYVNIACYYLLGVPLGLIMGYKLDMGVKGIWYGMMAGTIVQTCVLFFIVYRTNWSKEASIAEDRIRKWRGGPIEPTENDVEKTPGT; encoded by the exons aTGGAGGATCATGGTGAGCAGCCACTTCTCTCCTCTAGAGGGAACCAAAGCGAAGACCAAGACCAGCTACAGTACGCCCCTGTAGCAGCAAACACTTCCTCCGCTGCCACCTTCGTCCCCGGTGCTGCTGACATCCCTCCTATCAAGGGGGCTGGCGATTTCTCCAAATACTTCCTCATTGAATCAAAGAAGCTATGGTACCTCGCCGGCCCGGCCATCTTCACCTCCATATGCAGATACTCCCTCGGCGCCATTACCCAAGTCTTCGCTGGCCACGTTGGTACTCTTGCCCTCGCCGCCGTCTCCGTCGAAAACTCCGTGATCGCCGGCTTTTCCTTCGGCCTAAtg CTTGGAATGGGGAGCGCGCTGGAGACGCTGTGCGGGCAAGCGTACGGAGCGGGACAGCTGGACATGCTTGGAATCTACATGCAAAGGTCTTGGGTGATTCTGTTGACCACGGCTCTGATTATAAGCCCGTTATACATCTTCGCGGAGCCAATATTGAAACTGATTGGGCAGACGGAAGCCATATCGGAAGCAGCGGGAGTGTTCGCAATTTGGATGATTCCGCAGCTTTTCGCTTACGCCATGAACTTCCCGATCGCCAAGTTCCTGCAGTCGCAGAGCAGGATCATGGTGATGGCTGCGATTGCGGCCGTGGTTCTGGTTCTGCACACTTTCTTCAGCTGGCTGTTGATGTTGAAGCTAGGGTGGGGTCTGGTGGGTGCAGCGGTGGTGCTCAACACATCGTGGTGGTTCATTGTGCTGGCACAGCTGGTCTATATCTTCAGAGGGAGTTGTGGTCGCGCTTGGTCTGGCTTCTCTTGGAAAGCGTTTCAGAATATCTGGGGATTCGTTAGGTTATCTCTCGCCTCCGCAGTCATGCTCTG CTTGGAAGTTTGGTATTTCATGGTGTTGATCCTCTTTGCTGGATATCTAAAGAATGCCGAAGTTTCAGTAGATGCCCTGTCCATATG CATGAACTTATTGGGCTGGACGATCATGGTCGCTCTTGGGATGAATGCCGCCATAAG CGTGAGAGTGTCAAATGAGTTGGGAGCAGCTCATCCAAGAACAGCAAAATTCTCACTAGGAGTGGCAATAGCATCTTCATTTTTGATTGGCCTTGTCATCTCACTTATTTTGATAATCGCACGAAACAAGTATCCCTCTTTGTTTTCAAGTGATACAGACGTGGAAGCCTTAGTTAAAGAGCTCACTCCAATACTGGTTCTATGCATTATTATTAACAATGTTCAACCTGTTCTCTCTG GGGTGGCCATTGGGGCAGGATGGCAGGCTATTGTTGCATATGTGAACATTGCGTGTTACTATCTACTTGGGGTCCCTTTGGGTCTCATAATGGGTTACAAGCTTGATATGGGTGTGAAG GGGATTTGGTACGGAATGATGGCAGGAACAATCGTACAGACGTGTGTTCTTTTCTTCATCGTTTATAGGACCAATTGGAGCAAAGAG GCTTCTATTGCTGAAGACAGAATAAGGAAATGGCGAGGAGGACCTATAGAACCCACAGAGAACGATGTAGAAAAAACACCTGGGACCTGA
- the LOC132177520 gene encoding transcription and mRNA export factor ENY2-like, giving the protein MRNSINRPPTPVAEEDQDHQPTLQEIINIKLIESGEKERLKELLRERLIECGWRDEMKSLCRAFARKKGRNNVTVDDLVQVITPKGRASVPDSVKAELLQRIQTFLASASI; this is encoded by the exons AT GAGAAATTCGATTAATCGCCCACCAACGCCTGTTGCGGAGGAAGATCAAGATCATCAGCCCACTCTTCAAGAAATCATCAACATCAAG CTGATCGAGAGCGGCGAAAAAGAGCGACTGAAGGAGCTTTTGAGGGAGAGGCTCATAGAATGTGGTTGGAGGGATGAAATGAAATCTCTTTGCAG GGCGTTTGCAAGGAAGAAGGGAAGGAATAATGTTACTGTAGATGACCTTGTGCAAGTTATTACGCCCAAGGGAAGAG CTTCTGTTCCTGATTCTGTGAAGGCTGAGCTGTTGCAGCGAATCCAGACTTTTCTTGCATCAGCTTCTATTTGA